One Roseburia rectibacter DNA window includes the following coding sequences:
- a CDS encoding polyprenyl synthetase family protein, whose amino-acid sequence MDIKAEIGRHTDEAEQIISSYLPKEEGYQKTVIEAMNYSFLAGGKRLRPILMLETYRLFGGRSKVIEPFMAAIEMIHTYSLVHDDLPAMDNDEYRRGKKTTHVVYGEAMAILAGDALLTYAFETATKALDIEPQNPGIGKAIRILSAKAGIYGMVGGQTVDVESENTCDMTKEKLDFIYRLKTSALIEASMMIGAVLAGATGNEQKIVEEVASKVGLAFQIQDDILDVISTMEVLGKPIGSDEKNHKSTYVTYEGIEKAGRDVADLSEQAIAQMETLVVKNEFLTELLRYLISREK is encoded by the coding sequence ATGGATATCAAAGCGGAAATAGGCAGACATACGGATGAGGCAGAACAGATCATAAGTTCCTATCTGCCAAAAGAGGAAGGATATCAGAAAACGGTGATCGAAGCTATGAATTACAGTTTTCTTGCAGGAGGAAAAAGATTACGGCCGATTCTGATGTTAGAGACTTACCGGCTGTTTGGCGGAAGGTCAAAAGTGATCGAGCCGTTTATGGCAGCGATCGAGATGATACATACATACTCACTGGTGCATGATGATCTGCCGGCGATGGACAATGACGAATACCGCCGCGGCAAGAAGACAACACATGTGGTGTATGGGGAGGCGATGGCGATCCTCGCCGGGGATGCCCTTTTAACATATGCATTTGAGACAGCAACAAAGGCACTTGACATCGAACCACAGAATCCGGGAATTGGAAAAGCAATCCGTATTTTATCTGCAAAAGCGGGAATTTATGGAATGGTTGGCGGTCAGACTGTGGATGTAGAGTCGGAAAACACCTGCGATATGACAAAAGAGAAACTTGATTTTATCTATCGTCTCAAGACGAGTGCACTGATCGAGGCATCTATGATGATCGGAGCCGTTCTTGCAGGAGCAACCGGAAATGAGCAAAAGATCGTGGAAGAAGTGGCATCTAAAGTCGGTCTGGCATTTCAGATACAGGACGATATTCTTGATGTGATAAGTACGATGGAAGTACTTGGAAAACCGATCGGCAGTGATGAAAAAAATCACAAGAGTACGTATGTGACGTATGAGGGTATCGAGAAAGCAGGAAGGGACGTTGCAGACCTTTCAGAACAGGCGATTGCACAGATGGAAACACTTGTTGTAAAAAATGAATTCCTGACAGAATTATTGCGTTATCTGATCTCGCGTGAGAAATAA
- the xseB gene encoding exodeoxyribonuclease VII small subunit, protein MSDETKNKPALEDNFAELEDILKQMEQPEISLEQSFLLYQSGVEKLKECNVMLDTVEKKMQILNAKGELEDF, encoded by the coding sequence ATGAGTGATGAGACAAAAAACAAGCCTGCACTCGAAGATAACTTTGCAGAGCTTGAGGATATTTTAAAACAGATGGAACAGCCGGAAATTTCATTGGAACAGTCATTTTTACTGTATCAGAGCGGTGTGGAGAAATTAAAAGAATGTAATGTGATGTTAGACACTGTAGAGAAAAAGATGCAGATTTTAAACGCAAAAGGTGAACTGGAAGATTTTTAA
- the xseA gene encoding exodeoxyribonuclease VII large subunit, whose amino-acid sequence MKNVYSVGQVNTYIKNMFAQDFMLQRISVKGEVSNCKYHTSGHIYFTIKDAAGTLNAVMFAGSRKGLKFQMKEGDQVVVTGSVEVYERDGKYQIYAREIELDGAGNLYQKFEALKQELEEMGMFAAEYKQPIPSYAMKIGVVTAPTGAAVQDIRNISARRNPFVQLILYPALVQGDGAAESIINGIHALDALGVDVMIVGRGGGSIEDLWAFNEEEVARAIFECKTPIISAVGHETDWTIADFVADLRAPTPSAAAELAVFDYATVAGRLDEIKDRMFLLNMQRVQQMRKELKHASDRLSYLSPEGQLREKRKYAMDLEEQLRNCMEHMIELRRHRLALLSERLEGVSPVKKLAQGYSYVTDQNGHTLTDTEGIKTGDHVKIRLLKGALEAEVTEVLHE is encoded by the coding sequence ATGAAAAACGTATATTCCGTAGGGCAGGTCAATACATATATCAAGAATATGTTTGCCCAGGATTTTATGTTACAGAGGATTAGTGTAAAAGGTGAGGTGTCGAATTGCAAATATCATACCTCCGGGCACATTTATTTTACGATCAAGGACGCAGCTGGAACACTGAATGCGGTAATGTTTGCAGGAAGCAGAAAAGGTCTGAAGTTTCAGATGAAAGAGGGCGACCAGGTTGTAGTGACCGGTTCGGTGGAAGTGTATGAACGCGATGGAAAGTATCAGATCTATGCTAGAGAGATCGAACTGGATGGAGCCGGAAACCTTTATCAGAAGTTTGAAGCATTAAAACAGGAATTAGAAGAGATGGGAATGTTTGCTGCCGAATATAAACAGCCAATCCCATCATACGCAATGAAGATCGGTGTGGTGACAGCACCGACCGGTGCAGCCGTGCAGGATATCCGCAATATTTCTGCGAGGCGCAACCCGTTCGTTCAGCTTATTTTATATCCTGCACTGGTGCAGGGAGATGGTGCAGCCGAAAGCATTATAAATGGCATCCATGCCTTAGATGCACTTGGTGTGGATGTTATGATCGTCGGCAGGGGCGGTGGCTCGATTGAGGATCTGTGGGCATTCAATGAGGAAGAAGTGGCGCGTGCTATCTTTGAGTGTAAAACACCAATTATCTCAGCGGTTGGTCATGAGACAGACTGGACGATCGCAGACTTTGTGGCAGATCTTCGTGCACCGACACCGTCAGCGGCTGCAGAACTTGCGGTGTTTGACTATGCAACAGTGGCAGGAAGGCTGGATGAAATAAAAGACAGAATGTTCCTTTTAAATATGCAGCGTGTGCAGCAGATGCGAAAAGAATTAAAACATGCATCAGACAGACTTTCTTATCTGAGCCCGGAGGGGCAGCTGCGTGAAAAACGAAAATATGCCATGGATCTGGAAGAACAGTTAAGAAACTGTATGGAACATATGATCGAACTGCGCAGGCACAGACTGGCATTACTTTCAGAAAGATTAGAAGGCGTATCGCCGGTCAAAAAACTTGCACAGGGATATTCTTATGTGACGGATCAAAATGGGCATACGCTGACAGATACAGAAGGTATAAAAACAGGTGATCACGTAAAGATCCGTCTTTTAAAAGGTGCATTAGAAGCAGAGGTAACGGAGGTTTTGCATGAGTGA
- the nusB gene encoding transcription antitermination factor NusB: MTRREIREQVFKMLFRVEFYNQEEMSEQLSLCEDDACDWKEKDKTYIFDKVEKISEKIGEIDAKINEVSEGWKTGRMGKVDLTLIRLAVYEMLYEEDVPAKVAINEAVELAKMYGTDNSPSFVNGVLAKLV; encoded by the coding sequence ATGACCAGAAGAGAGATAAGAGAGCAGGTTTTTAAAATGCTGTTCCGTGTGGAATTTTATAATCAGGAGGAAATGTCAGAGCAGCTTTCGCTGTGCGAGGATGATGCCTGTGACTGGAAAGAAAAAGACAAGACATATATTTTTGATAAAGTAGAAAAGATTTCCGAAAAGATCGGGGAGATCGATGCAAAGATCAATGAGGTCTCCGAAGGCTGGAAGACAGGAAGAATGGGAAAAGTAGATCTGACACTGATCCGTCTTGCTGTGTATGAGATGCTGTATGAGGAAGATGTTCCTGCAAAAGTTGCGATCAATGAGGCTGTGGAACTTGCAAAAATGTATGGTACAGATAATTCACCTTCATTTGTAAACGGTGTACTGGCAAAACTGGTATGA
- a CDS encoding Asp23/Gls24 family envelope stress response protein — translation MGEDRKTFKIKDGNLGEVKIADEVVAIIAGLAATEVEGVGSMAGNITNELVSKLGMKNLSKGIRVEVLEGTVNVDVALNISYGYSIPEVSAKVQDRVKNAIENMTGLEVSVVNIRIASVDMGNNK, via the coding sequence ATGGGTGAGGATAGAAAAACATTTAAAATAAAGGATGGTAATTTGGGAGAAGTGAAGATAGCAGATGAGGTAGTTGCCATCATTGCAGGGCTTGCCGCTACTGAGGTTGAAGGGGTAGGTTCCATGGCTGGCAACATTACAAATGAACTTGTTAGTAAGCTTGGCATGAAGAATCTTTCCAAAGGCATTCGCGTAGAGGTGCTTGAGGGAACCGTCAATGTAGACGTTGCGCTGAATATCTCTTATGGTTATTCAATTCCGGAAGTATCAGCCAAAGTACAGGACAGAGTAAAAAATGCGATTGAAAATATGACAGGACTTGAAGTATCCGTAGTGAACATCCGTATCGCAAGCGTGGACATGGGCAATAATAAATAA
- a CDS encoding IS1634 family transposase, protein MRITTSKSKNSESFYITQSYTNANGKSTSKTIRKLGTLAELSAQLHTDRDGVVEWANEQARLETLKYKSEKEDATVMIPFHSNRLMDYNKQKLFSGGYLFLQSIYYGLKLDSVCRKIKSRHKFEYDLNAILSDLIYTRVLEPSSKSSSFRAAKQFLEPPTYELHDVYRALSVLASEMDFIQSEVYKNSFFLGDRMDRILYYDCTNYYFEIEQENGDKKYGKSKEHRPNSIIQMGLFTDGDGIPLAFSLFPGNQNEQKSLKPLETKILQQFGCDKFIYCSDAGLASEDNRVLNHMGQRAFIVTQSIKKLPAEDRAWALKKTGFKRLSDDKPVDLTKLTDDDKNQLYYKDEPFTTKKLDQRLIITYSPKYAAYQKSIRAEQICRAEKMVANGSLKKQRKNPNDPARFVNKVAVTNEGEKANIHYYLDTDKIAEEEMYDGLYAVCTDLLDDNVADILKVSEGRWQIEDCFRTMKTDFEARPVYLNREDRIKAHFLTCFLALLHFRLLNRSLKGTYTTEQLLHTLKDIKFTDIEEQGFMPVYERQEITDDLHETCGFRTDYQFITKRKIKGIQKKSKQR, encoded by the coding sequence GTGCGTATAACAACATCAAAATCAAAAAATTCTGAGTCCTTTTACATCACTCAGTCCTATACAAATGCCAATGGGAAAAGTACTTCCAAAACCATCCGAAAATTAGGTACATTAGCTGAATTATCAGCGCAGCTCCACACGGATCGTGACGGAGTTGTTGAATGGGCAAATGAACAGGCTCGTCTTGAAACACTGAAATATAAAAGTGAAAAAGAGGATGCTACTGTCATGATCCCATTTCATTCCAACAGACTCATGGACTATAATAAGCAGAAACTTTTTTCTGGCGGATATCTTTTTCTTCAGTCTATTTACTATGGACTTAAGCTCGATTCTGTCTGCCGAAAAATCAAAAGCCGACATAAATTCGAGTATGATCTTAATGCGATTTTATCTGATTTAATTTATACAAGAGTTCTAGAACCTTCCAGCAAAAGTTCTTCTTTCCGAGCAGCAAAACAGTTCCTTGAGCCTCCCACTTATGAACTTCATGATGTGTACCGAGCTCTTTCTGTTCTTGCTTCTGAAATGGATTTTATTCAATCAGAAGTTTATAAAAATAGCTTTTTTCTCGGTGACAGAATGGATCGGATCCTTTATTATGATTGCACAAACTACTACTTTGAAATCGAACAGGAAAATGGAGATAAAAAATACGGAAAAAGCAAAGAGCACCGTCCGAATTCCATTATTCAAATGGGTCTCTTTACGGATGGTGACGGAATACCTTTGGCTTTCTCACTCTTTCCTGGAAACCAAAATGAGCAGAAATCCTTAAAACCTTTAGAAACAAAGATTCTCCAACAATTCGGCTGTGATAAGTTTATCTATTGCAGTGACGCCGGACTTGCTTCTGAGGATAACCGTGTTCTTAATCACATGGGACAAAGGGCATTTATTGTCACTCAGTCCATCAAAAAGCTGCCTGCTGAAGACCGGGCATGGGCTTTAAAGAAAACTGGCTTTAAACGTCTCTCAGATGATAAACCTGTTGACCTCACAAAACTGACAGATGATGACAAGAACCAGCTTTATTATAAAGACGAACCATTTACAACAAAAAAACTGGATCAAAGATTGATCATAACCTACTCCCCTAAATATGCCGCTTATCAGAAATCCATCCGTGCGGAGCAGATCTGTCGGGCAGAAAAAATGGTTGCAAATGGCTCTCTAAAAAAACAGCGCAAAAATCCAAATGATCCTGCAAGATTTGTAAATAAGGTAGCTGTAACCAACGAAGGAGAAAAAGCTAATATCCACTATTATCTCGATACGGATAAGATTGCTGAAGAAGAAATGTATGACGGGCTTTATGCGGTATGTACAGACCTGCTTGATGATAACGTTGCAGATATCTTAAAAGTCAGTGAAGGAAGATGGCAGATTGAAGACTGTTTCAGAACTATGAAAACAGACTTTGAAGCCAGACCCGTTTACTTAAACCGTGAAGACCGAATTAAGGCTCATTTTCTTACCTGTTTTCTTGCTCTGTTACATTTCCGGTTATTAAACCGCTCCTTGAAAGGGACTTATACCACAGAACAATTACTTCACACTTTAAAAGACATAAAATTTACGGATATAGAAGAACAGGGTTTCATGCCGGTATATGAGCGTCAGGAAATCACTGACGATCTCCATGAAACCTGCGGATTCAGAACGGACTATCAATTCATAACAAAACGGAAAATAAAAGGAATTCAGAAAAAAAGTAAGCAGAGATAA
- a CDS encoding Fic family protein, producing the protein MNLNRILEKQKIYSQGKDKIDTVTLSSYEKDFELTFTHNSTAIEGNTLTLMETKVVLEDGIAVGGKELREIYEVVNHKKAYQYVKKCIAEGKVLDEHIVKDIHAILTENIIVGGIYRNQEVRISGAGHVPAVGNDMFIQIKNFYDDLGWKKNALNPVEYAAWTHAEFVRIHPFIDGNGRTSRLLMNYQLMSAGFLPVSIAKENRLDYYNALEVYAVQGELERFTDLVAELEEEQLDAYIKLI; encoded by the coding sequence ATGAATCTGAATAGAATTTTAGAAAAACAAAAAATATATAGTCAGGGAAAAGATAAGATAGACACAGTCACATTATCTTCCTATGAAAAGGACTTTGAACTGACTTTTACGCATAATTCCACGGCTATAGAAGGAAATACATTGACGTTGATGGAAACAAAGGTAGTCTTAGAAGATGGAATTGCTGTAGGTGGAAAAGAACTGCGGGAAATATATGAGGTTGTCAATCATAAGAAGGCATATCAGTATGTTAAAAAGTGTATAGCAGAAGGAAAAGTCTTGGATGAGCATATTGTAAAGGATATTCATGCAATTTTGACAGAAAATATTATAGTGGGCGGCATTTACCGGAATCAGGAGGTACGGATCAGTGGTGCGGGTCACGTTCCAGCAGTTGGAAATGATATGTTTATTCAAATTAAAAATTTTTATGATGATTTAGGATGGAAAAAGAATGCATTGAATCCTGTTGAATATGCAGCATGGACACATGCGGAATTTGTGCGTATTCATCCATTTATTGACGGAAATGGCAGAACTTCAAGATTATTGATGAATTATCAGCTTATGTCGGCAGGGTTTTTGCCAGTATCTATAGCAAAAGAAAATCGATTGGATTATTATAACGCTTTAGAAGTTTATGCGGTACAGGGAGAACTTGAACGATTCACAGATTTAGTGGCTGAATTGGAAGAAGAGCAGCTAGATGCATATATCAAACTGATTTAA
- a CDS encoding tyrosine-type recombinase/integrase — protein sequence MGKDLKGKELGHGIIQKKGGRYEARYVDRFGKRISISGMDLKDVKKRYNEALYENEKELNIRSDIKLDDWYKQWMNIYKYDIIRENTKNHYNQVYNKHISPYIGNFYLKDIRQMDIKKIIKELDKNGYKFETKNKVRILLVDIFNKAIINEYVMKNPAKGMSIKRDEKKDIRVLSVEEQTLFFDCCKGTFYDNFFTTAISTGMRIGELAALRWKDIDWENNLIHVTRTLIYQKFEGDAKKEFHLGNPKTYTSIRDIPINRQCEIALKKQYMQKYVVEAKAPKCKQPEEQFKDLLFTTKYDTPLNSQIVCDAIKKIVDEINLTRDYIEEMEVFSCHCFRHTFATRAFEAGIQPKTVQAYLGHATLQMTMDLYTAVMPQHLSNEMEKMSEVLDKISQNGENIAEEQYESVVKKKKIIPINGDVMVV from the coding sequence ATGGGAAAAGACTTAAAAGGAAAAGAACTTGGTCACGGAATTATTCAAAAGAAAGGTGGTAGGTATGAAGCTCGGTATGTAGATCGATTCGGAAAGCGTATATCAATATCAGGTATGGATTTAAAAGATGTAAAGAAAAGATATAATGAGGCTCTTTATGAAAATGAAAAGGAATTAAATATTCGATCTGATATTAAATTAGATGATTGGTATAAGCAGTGGATGAATATATATAAATATGATATCATACGAGAAAATACGAAAAATCATTACAATCAGGTTTATAATAAACATATTTCTCCGTATATTGGTAATTTCTATTTAAAAGATATCAGACAAATGGATATTAAAAAAATAATAAAAGAACTTGATAAGAATGGATACAAATTTGAAACAAAAAATAAAGTTCGTATATTATTGGTGGATATATTCAATAAAGCGATCATAAATGAATATGTCATGAAAAATCCAGCCAAGGGCATGTCAATAAAACGAGATGAGAAAAAGGATATCCGAGTGTTATCAGTAGAAGAACAAACATTGTTCTTTGATTGTTGTAAAGGCACATTTTATGATAATTTCTTTACGACAGCTATATCTACAGGAATGAGAATTGGCGAATTAGCAGCACTTAGATGGAAGGATATTGATTGGGAAAATAATCTGATTCATGTTACAAGAACACTGATATATCAAAAATTTGAAGGGGACGCTAAGAAAGAGTTTCATTTAGGTAATCCCAAGACATATACGAGTATTCGAGATATTCCAATCAACAGGCAGTGTGAAATTGCTTTAAAAAAGCAGTACATGCAAAAATATGTGGTAGAAGCAAAAGCACCAAAATGTAAACAACCGGAAGAACAATTTAAAGATTTACTATTTACTACAAAATATGATACACCATTAAATTCGCAAATTGTATGTGATGCAATCAAAAAGATTGTAGATGAGATTAATTTGACACGGGATTATATAGAAGAAATGGAAGTGTTTTCATGCCATTGCTTCCGTCATACATTTGCTACTAGAGCTTTTGAAGCAGGAATACAGCCTAAAACCGTACAAGCTTATCTTGGTCACGCAACACTTCAGATGACGATGGATCTATATACGGCTGTTATGCCACAACATCTTTCTAATGAGATGGAAAAGATGTCGGAGGTACTTGACAAGATATCACAAAACGGAGAAAATATTGCAGAAGAGCAATATGAATCTGTTGTGAAAAAGAAAAAGATTATTCCGATAAATGGAGACGTGATGGTGGTATAA
- a CDS encoding excisionase, protein MTEEKRLEIPFWNKLNLTIKEAAAYSGIGETTIRKMLSERGCSFLFKVETKNLIKRKEFEKYLDGVHYL, encoded by the coding sequence ATGACGGAAGAAAAAAGATTGGAGATTCCGTTTTGGAATAAATTGAATTTGACAATTAAGGAAGCCGCGGCTTATTCGGGAATAGGGGAGACAACTATACGAAAAATGCTTTCAGAAAGAGGATGTTCTTTCCTATTTAAAGTGGAAACAAAGAATCTGATAAAGAGAAAAGAATTTGAAAAATATTTAGATGGAGTGCATTATTTGTAG